In the genome of Arachis stenosperma cultivar V10309 chromosome 2, arast.V10309.gnm1.PFL2, whole genome shotgun sequence, the window AACCGGAAGCAATTACGGTCCAGTTTTTCCCCAAAACCGTTTCTCTAAAAACCCGAAAGAGAACCGTCGAACCGGCCGGAAACGGTTGAACCGGACAGAGAACCGACCGGTTTAAAagaaacggcgtcgtttttgCAGAATTTGCTTACTTTCACTCTTCGTTCTAAAGCTCCTTCgtttctttctccctttctcCCTCCGTTTCTTTCATTCACAGAAACTCCGCCAAAAAAACCTAGCACGGTAAGCCTACACCACCGCCGCCGCAAGGAGTGGCAGACTGCCACCGTCCGTCCGTCTATCTAGCTTCCCTCGTGCTCCAAGTCTTCAACCCCCGTTCGCTGTCACCAATCGCAGCTGCTTCCTCGAGCTCGGCGTCCGTCGTCTTTGTCTGCTCAGCCGCGCTTCCGCCGCCGTTGGTTGCCGTTAACGTTCGCGTCTTCGTTCAGCCGTCGTCTTCGTTCGCGTTCTTCGCCGTTCAAGTTTGCTCGGCGTTCACCGTTCGGGTTCGCGTTCGTCTGGAAGCCACGTTGCCCTGCTTCAAACTCTGCGACCAACCCGCGCGCTCCACCTAGCCGTCAAACTGCTCTCTTTTGTCGCCGCCGTGAGTTCCCTAAACCCACCACCAGACAATACACTCACACAACACCAATACTCTGCTTGAAACTCTGCAACTTCTTATTTCTATTACAATAAGTAACTATTTGATTTGGCAGTGGTTTGGATTTTTCTCATAGACTGAATTAAAGTATACAATAGGTATGTTCTCTTCTCTATCACATTGTTACTAAGCTTTGAATTCTCTTATTTCATTTCAAGTTTACCGCACTCaacatgtttgatgaaatgctttaACCATATTTCGGGTTGGTTTTTATCATATCTAGCTTTTAGAAACTTAGTAAGTTGATTGCATGTGAAATTAGAATAATTGGATCTTAGTAATTAGGAAATTTTAGCTGCACAAATAGCATCTTTGTAGAAAACATATTAGCATGATGATTCCACTTGCATTAGTGTTCTTCTGGTAAATTTTAACAGTTAGTGTGAACTTGTTAATTTGCTAATTGTTCTTGTGTTGTTGTTCTGTTGctcttctgttatttttattttattttttgttgttgtgaTTTTCTGTTCTTGAACCTGTTAAGTTGATAATTTGCTAAATTGTTGGGCTGCTGTTGTTTTAATTTGCTAAATTGTTAGGTTTCTGTGATTTAATTTGTTGGATTTTCTATTTAGgtcttgttcttgtttatttgctAAATTGTTGTTGTGTATTTATTGTTGTCTTTGAGATTCTTGCTGGATATTGGTGATCATTGATTTATTATATGCTTCAAGTTTTCATTGTTTACTTCTtctgaaggaaaaaaaaaaaattctgttttcattgttttgttgattgtttgttttgtttcagaaattaatttttgtgaTCAATGCTCAAGCTCTAAATGCTGTTCTGTTGGTTTTGCAGTGTttgttttgtttcaaaattcaattttttgttATCAATGCTCAAACTCTGAAtgttgttcttctgtttttgttttgtttcataAATCAATATTTTGTGATCAATGCTCAAACTCTGAATGTTGTTCTGCTGTTTTTGTTGTTTCAGAAATCAATTTTTTGTGATTAATGCTCATACTCTGAATGTTGTTCTGTTTTGTTTTAAGGCTGAGTTTAGAAGAGGTGATTGATTTGAGtgttgttttgtttttgttttaaagCTGTGTGTTGTGttaaattttcattttgtagGAAATTCTGAGGTATATAAGAATTAAGAAGGAAGACTATTTTAACGGTATTATTCTGTTGATTCTGGTATGCTACAAGCTTGAACATAGAATTGAAGAGAGAAaccctttattattttatcattggCCTATTTTTGGCATTGTATATCATTGTAGTTTGTTTATTTCATAGAACTAGTTGTTTATGATCCCCTTTTGAAGTTAAAAAATGCAGTAGAAGAGTGTTTAGAACCAGTTGCTTTattcattgaatttttataGAATCAGGTGTTTATTATAAAACGGTTTTTTCGGTTGAACTGGTGAACAAATGAACTAGTGAACCAGTAACTAGAGTGGTTCAATGACCGGTCCGGTTTTCTGAACCttggttttaaaaaatttcaatggGATGAACGTGATCTTTTGTGATTACTGTCAAAACTAATAACTGGTTCCGAAATTGAGATTTGTTGTTGTACTGTTGTTGCTTGTTGCAGATTTTTTTCCCTTTCATGCTAATTATGCTGCTGATTTTGTTCCAATTTTCAACTCCATATTTTTTCAGTCCTCTAAATTTTGTTATTATGCATTGAGATTTTTTTGTTGATGTACTGTATAATAGATGCAAAAAGTTTCATTACCAAAGTGACAATTGGTGTGCTACATCTTCAAGTACTGTTCAAATGTAAAAATTCTGAGtttaaaatttcaattcttAAACGACAAAGTGTTAGTTTTTCTAAGAGTGTTAAATTTTTTAGgttaaaattgttaattttgAGTTAATAATAATTAGGTGCATTTTTGGAAAATTATTTGATACTCATGGGAATATCAGGGTCTACACAACATTGGAATCTTCATTCCCGGACATACTTTGCAAGATTTCTGTGAAAGTTAATCCACCTATCACCAAACTATTCCCATCACTTCTCTTTTCCAAATTTCTTCAAAACACATACACATCCACCTCTCCCATCACTGCTACTACCCCCTTTTTGCCTCTGCCTCTCTCGTATGTATCGTCAACCGTAGGTAATAATATTAAATCTGTCATGAAATGGTAACCAATGAGATGGAGATAGTTCAATGTTAATCATAAATGCTGTTTATTATGTTTGGTTTTTCGGATATGCAAATTACGATTTTAGTTTACAgagatttaatttaattaatgtTTGACTTTGAAAATTTGACAGTAACAAATGCTGGGACTCTCATATGGAGAAATACTTCTGTTGATTGGAGTCACTGCTGCTGTAATTGGTTGGTTCATGCTGCTGGTCTTATTTTCTCTTTACTGTATGATGATTTTGATCGTAGGAATTTGAAAATTGTTTCTCTGACAAATTGATGTGTAATAGGCCCAAAAGATTTGCCAATCATAGCCAGAACAGCTGGGAGGCTAGCTGGTCGCGCTGTTGGATATGTACAATTGGCTCGCGGCCAATTTGACAGCGTTATGCAGCAAACCCAAGCTCGCCAGGTACTCCTCATGAGGTTACCAAACTCTCGAGTGAAAACTCGTAAACTCTTATGGGCATATACGTTTAGGTCCGATATCAAGTTTACAATTTTACAAGTAAAACTCTGACGCATTTGCTAGTTGAGTTTTATAATTCATGTTTACCTAAACTCTACAAGTTTAGATGTATGGAGTTTGGTCACATTGACTCTCCTTTCTCCAATCTAGAGCTATAACTAGCATTTACTAGATTTGTTAGGTCACATATGTGCTACATTTGGTTTCTCACAATAATCTGGAGAAAGTTAAACCAGTGGAGGAGGTAATTTCAGAAccagaataataataaaaaagagggaaaataaaaagaaagaaagaaagaaagaaaaatctgTCCCTTAAGTGTAGATGGGGATTGTGATTTCATGCTTGATATTTACTTTGAATTTCTTAATAATACAAGAGTAGTGCAAAAGTTAGGCACATATTTAAATTGTATTGAAGAATTTGAGTAATCATCCCACAGCTTGGTAATGGCATTCAATGAGCAAAAACTAAATTCTATTGTGTTCACCTGTTTTGTCATTAGGTTCACAAGGAACTGCAGGACACAATGGCACAGCTCGATGCTATTCGTCATGAAATTAGAAGTATATCACTCATAAATCCCGGCCCTATGACCCGCGGGCTTGTGGATAATCCTGACCAGACATCTATTCCAAATGGTAttgtttttttgaatttttctgtTTTGGATCGTAGTTTAGTATTCTAAAATTGTACTGATTTGCTAAAATTCTGCGCAATCTTGTTATCTTCTGTCGTCGATGATTAGGCACCAAAAAAACCGAAGACGTTGGAGAGGATAAGTCCATACCCCCTGCTACCACTAACTCAACACCCACTGTTATCAAGGTTATATTGAACACAAACAGAACTTGAAATAAACTATATGCTGCATCAGGAAAATGTGCTTACATGGTATCTAATATTTTCCAGGATTCACCTTTGTTGGCCTCATCAAATTCATGCAACATGCAAAGTCAAGCATCGACATATGCCCGATTGGCAGAGTCTGCTATCATCAGGAACAGTTTAGCTGCAAGTAGTACTGAACCCCAGAAGATTAAACCTGAACTGCAGCATACTGTCTTGCCAATTTCCGCTGAAAGCGCTGGACTCTTACCAAATCGTAGCGGTAACTTTTAGTTGTTgctagattttgttagtttgTTTCTATGGTTAGCTAAAATATTTACAGTTTGTGCATAATGTATTGGGGGTTGTCTGATGATTATCTCATCCTATCCATGTTAGATCCCGTACATATATGCGTATGTGTACAGCCACTGGAGTGGATACTTTCAAGAGTATACAATCAGTGGTGAAAATCCACGCTTGACATGGTCAAGTGGATTTTCTAATTGATAAACTCTTAACGGTTTATCTGTAAAGTCGTACATTCGGTTGGAGCCTAAACTGATGAACTTGTAAGAGTTTACAAGTTAACTTGAGAGTTTAATAACTTTGTATGGACCATTTGGGGATGCATTGAATGCCTTTTGTTCATTGTCTCATTGTTTGTTATTTGTCAATGATTTGAGTGGCTAATGATTGCTCTTTATCACAATTAATTTTTTCgttcatttttctttaattattattatcatgGTTCACTTTCATGTGTAGTTTTGTTATAGAATGATATCTGAAACAAACTTTTTGGCGTTGTATTGGCAGCTGATGTGAAAGGATCCGACATAGTTCTAGAAGCAATCGTGGAGGCAGAAGTAGCTCACAATGCCAAGGAATTCTTTTCACAACCCCAAAATCAAACATGATTGATATCGTATGGTAATGTTACATTTCACCTTTCTAATATCTTCAACGTTAGTTGTTTGTTCTTTGTAGCATTTGTAATTGATTTACTTGTAAATAAAAAATCGTATGTAATCCAGTAGATTTCATTTACCAACATGAGGTAGATCAGGTTGATCGAGTGACACGCTAGTGTTTCTTTTTTTGGGTTTTGTTTTTCTCCCAGTGGCTTCAATTAAGAATGGAAAAAAGTTGTGTTAGCAGAGATAGTTGGTCTCAAGTAGGATTAGTCGGTTTTCTGACATTTGgtttgcatttttatttttaattttttcataattttgtgaaggaaaaaaaaaggttGAAATCAATGGTGTTCATTCTTTGCATTCTTATTGTAGCTGTCCCTTCGATTATTTTTTAATGCACAACCACCAATGGAGTACACAACGAGTAAGATGAACAAGAATATAACATTGATTATAGTTACTAGTTACTACCTTCCAATCTTTCTTAAAGATCTTCTATTAATCCAACCTTAGCATAGAATATTTGGATCATTACTCCAAGCATCACAGTCAGAATTGCTATAAGTTGTATTAGTTGCCTTGATCCAAACATTAGAACCTACATTCATCCGATGACTTACAACATGACTAAAAAATGACAGTCCGGTGTACAAGTATCCTCCATTAACGTAGGATACGAGAAATGACCGCATTCAAAAGGTATAATGTATGCAGTCTAACCTGATAATTATATTGGTAGTTGTTTTCATTGTTTGAATTCGTGACTTTAAGGTCATACGGAGATAACTTAACTGTTGTTCTAGTTCCAGGTTTTTCCTTTAACTTACAACATGaccaaaaacataaaaattcaaaattagttaaataGCAATGTTCAACCTATTcatttgttatatatatataattaacgGCTACTGTATcatgtaataaaaaaaaaaccagtGTATAGTTTTCGGTAAaacattatttttctttctaatatAGTAATGTTTGAAGGTAGTTTAAGTTTGTCTAaaccattttattttattttccttaatTTTAACGTTTGTCATACATATTTTGTGCTAATATTTGGTTTGGGAATATCTAGAATCTCATGTTTgactttaattttattctttgattcatattttaagtaaagaaaaaatttatttattttttactaatattacaaattaatttaaaaaaaaaattgtagcCGGATATTTTAGTTTCAAccaattttaattatctaatatataaaatattgtATTCGGGTAGATAAATTAGTGGGTTAGTACTTAATATTGTtggatttttatttataaataaaatcaatattttatatatgagttaatagtcaaaatcGTCTTTAAAAGATATTCTGATTTCTATTTTCGTCtctaaaagataaatttaatcAAAAATCGTCTTtgaaagatttaaaattaatcacGTTAGTTTTTTCGTCTATTATGTCACAAACAACGTTAATTTTGTTGAGGTGgcatgttaattttttttgtctttttggttATGGACTGTTAAACTCAAAAAACAGAAACAGAACCTTAACTACCCAAAACCCGACCTACCTGTACCTGCCCCGAAAATCCCTCTTCAACCCAGAGTAGCTTCGAGCCTCCATTCCCGTCCCGCTGCAACACAACCCCCACAATGGTGGTTTTTCAAGCATTCCTTCATCATCCTCAGTTGGCAAGCCATCACATCTTTGAGTTGTTCCCCAGTGCATTCAATGGCAGGTATTATGCTTGATAACTGGTCGTTTGCTCCAGTCCCCTCTAACTGACTTTCATAAACGGTGAAACTGCAATCAATCCATCACTTTTCTTCAACTTTCCAAGCTTAGGAACATATTCCTTATGAGCAAAATGGGGTGTCCCCACCACAGTGATTGAGGAACCTACTGCTAGCCCGCAAGGTAGAAACATCAAGCCATCTCTCTTCTGCAATTCATCTCCAGTCATTGATATCCAAGGACAGGATTCGGGCTTTCCTTCAATGATAGAGTTCTCTCTGGACTCCACGTCATCAGCTGTGTCTAATTCTCCCCAAGCCTTTAGCCCCAATGTCCATGCCTCATCTGTCATTCTCTCAAGAACATAAAAATTGTTTGTCCTATTCATTTGCCACATGATTCTTCCAGTAATCCTACCATACTTCTGAGGAACACGCTCCACGGATTCACTGCCATGTTCTTTCTCCTTCGGTGAAACTTTGTTGGGTCTCAAGGGAGCATCCTTGTCCATGCTATCCTCTAGCCTCTAGTGAAGTGAATCTCGATAAACAGAACTAACAAAAGGCTTGCTCAACTCTGAACCTTCGGAGCCACCAACAGCAGTGGCACCATCCAATCCATCATAAATCTCATCCCCACTTATCGTTGACACAATCTTCAGAATTTGAGGAAACTTGCACGAAATGAAAACCAAATATAACACCCCCCAACAGCAAACAAAAATTGGGACAACCTAAACCTCCTCGAATTGGAAGGGTTCAGTTTTCTGCCTTTGCATAGTCTTCAAAATCAACAAACCAAAGAAAAAACGATACAATCTACACTACAGCAAGTTATCAACTACAACAATACCCTACACTGCAGATGTTTGATGCGAATAAAACCATAAAGAACTACATTAACGTGAGGAAGCACGCAAATAGTAACAAAGCTGTAATTTTGAAAGCAAACCTCAAGTCCAAAATTTCCGCTAAAAGGGCAACGAATTGGATTGGGGTGGAAAGCGAGCACTACACCATTGAAGCGACAGTGGCAGTAGCTGTGGAGCAGTGGCTCTAAGACGCTTGATAGGTGGCAGAGGTTGGCGTTCAGGCAAGGCGTGGTATCTCTGCAACATCCGGCGACGACGGTGGTGGTTACTGGAGATGCTGCGCAGCGTGAAGCTTGAAGAACCACCATTGCAGGAGTTGTGTTACAGCGGGACGAGAATGGAGGCTCGAAGCTACTCAGATGAGTTGAGGAGGGATTTTCGGGGCGGGTACGGGTGGGTCGGGTTCTGGGTAGTTAGGATTTTGTTTCTGTTTTTTGGGCTTAACAACTCATGaccaaaaagacaaaaaaaattaacgtgCCACGCCAACAAAATTAACGTTGCTAGTGACAGAATAGACGGAGGGACTAACgtgattaattttaaatctttcgaggacaattttgattaaatttatcttttggGGACGAGAATGGAGATCGGGGTATCTTTGAGGGACgattttgactattaactcTTTTATATACCATTCAAGGATgattttgactattaactcTTTTATATACCATTCAAGGATgattttgactattaactcTTTTATATGCCAATATACATATCACTCATTGCCATTATATATTTTGAGGGGTTAATAATCAAATTCGTCCCTAAAAGATCACTCATTCTTTAAATTAGtcctaaaaaaatttttttagtcatattagtcttgaaaagataaaatagcAGTCAAATTGATCTTTCCGTTAATTAGAAGATGATGTGTCACGTTAAGTGCCACGTCGCATGATGACGTGGTAGGTtaatgccacgtgtcacaagaTGATTGGTTGACGTGTCAGGTCAGTGACACCTAAGACGTCATGTGTCACTTAACATGTAAATaagttatttataatcaaaatagtccCTAAAAATCTAGACGTAAGTTATTTTCatctctaaaatttaaaaaattaatcaaattagtccttatataatttttttattcataatattaaattttttttatagtactaattttaatattattttttagaccttaataaataaaattctctttacataaaataataaaaaaattaaattattataaaattattttgtcatttgtattttaaaatattaaaactaGTTATATACTAAaagttttaatattttagatttcactaaataaatatagtaattattttaaatattttaatcttttagatttcactaaataaatatagtaattatttttaaaagattatattaaaatattaagatttaacAAGTGATCCATCAAATCGATTTTTCAATTATTGAGTTCTaccatataaattaaataataataaaaattataattttaaaaaattaaaaagatttaaattttaaaataactgcTATATTATATAGCgagatttaaaatattaaatttttaaatatataattaacaaTAATTTGGTAAActtgtttaaataaaaaaaattactataaaaaatatataatttgaaaatgtaaaattttaaaaatacaaatgacaaaataagtttataataatttaattgtttttattattttatgtagagagaattttgtttattaaggtctaaaaaataatattaaaattaatactattaaaaacattttaaatttaatattatgaagaaaaaataaaaaaattatataaagactaatttgattaatttttaaaattttagagatgaaaatgacttaTGTCTAGACGTTCAGGgattattttgattataaataacttttttacatGTCAAGTAACATGGCAATCAATCATCTTGTGGCACGTGACATTAACCTACCACGTTATTATGTCACGTGACACGTCATCATCTAACTAACGGAATGACCAATTTGACTTACTTTTTATCTTTCAAGGAGTAATATgactaaaaaatttttttgagaactaatttaaaaaatgcgTAATCTTTCATAGACGAATTTGAGTATTAACCTATATTTTGAGTATATAGGATAGAAGATAAATAAGCATGAAAATCGGGTACTGTGTACTTAAAATGTGTAAcac includes:
- the LOC130960246 gene encoding uncharacterized protein LOC130960246, with protein sequence MLGLSYGEILLLIGVTAAVIGPKDLPIIARTAGRLAGRAVGYVQLARGQFDSVMQQTQARQVHKELQDTMAQLDAIRHEIRSISLINPGPMTRGLVDNPDQTSIPNGTKKTEDVGEDKSIPPATTNSTPTVIKDSPLLASSNSCNMQSQASTYARLAESAIIRNSLAASSTEPQKIKPELQHTVLPISAESAGLLPNRSADVKGSDIVLEAIVEAEVAHNAKEFFSQPQNQT